A region of Hydrogenimonas cancrithermarum DNA encodes the following proteins:
- the fmt gene encoding methionyl-tRNA formyltransferase: MNIVFMGTPEYADTILKRLLAEKEITVTSVYTQPDKPVGRKKVLTPPPVKVTAEAAGVACYQPYSLKEDGIAGRIEREKPDFIVVAAYGQLLPKAILEIAPCINLHASLLPKYRGASPIQQALLNGDRVTGVTAMLMEEGLDSGPMLAWNVTPIGLNDRKNELFMRLAEMAADLTLKTVKKYRSIRSLPQCDADATYCKKIARRDGLVTFDLPAETIYNRFRAFEGWPGIYLENGLKLLDLALMEGEGEAGKILAIDDDGVVVACKSGALKIKMVQPSSKKAMDALSYIRGKRLKIDDLFI, translated from the coding sequence ATGAATATCGTTTTTATGGGAACGCCGGAGTATGCCGATACGATTTTAAAGCGGCTGCTTGCCGAGAAGGAAATCACCGTCACTTCGGTCTACACCCAGCCGGATAAACCTGTTGGACGTAAAAAGGTGTTGACACCGCCGCCGGTGAAGGTTACGGCGGAGGCGGCGGGCGTCGCCTGTTATCAGCCGTACTCCCTGAAAGAGGATGGAATCGCAGGGCGGATCGAACGCGAGAAACCGGACTTCATCGTCGTCGCGGCGTACGGGCAGCTGCTTCCCAAAGCGATACTAGAGATTGCACCCTGCATCAATCTGCATGCCTCGCTGCTTCCGAAATACCGTGGCGCGAGTCCGATACAGCAGGCGCTTCTGAACGGCGACCGTGTGACGGGTGTGACGGCGATGCTGATGGAGGAGGGGCTCGACAGCGGCCCGATGCTTGCGTGGAACGTTACGCCTATCGGTCTGAACGACCGCAAGAACGAACTTTTCATGCGTCTGGCCGAAATGGCAGCCGACCTGACACTGAAGACGGTAAAAAAGTATCGGTCGATACGATCTTTGCCTCAGTGTGATGCCGATGCGACCTACTGTAAAAAAATCGCCAGACGCGATGGATTGGTGACATTCGATTTGCCGGCCGAGACGATCTACAACCGTTTTCGCGCATTTGAAGGATGGCCGGGCATCTATCTCGAAAACGGTTTGAAACTTCTCGATCTCGCGTTGATGGAAGGCGAAGGCGAAGCCGGAAAAATTCTTGCGATCGACGATGATGGAGTCGTCGTGGCGTGTAAAAGTGGTGCACTGAAGATCAAAATGGTCCAACCTTCTTCGAAAAAAGCGATGGATGCGTTGAGTTATATCCGGGGCAAGAGGCTGAAGATTGACGATCTATTCATTTGA
- a CDS encoding biotin--[acetyl-CoA-carboxylase] ligase yields MTIYSFETLPSTQAWLIEKVKENRVDLPCAVIAQMQTEGIGSRDNRWIGKKGNFFASVAMPQTMLPDDLPISATSIYFAFLMKKTVEKLGSGAWVKWPNDLYLNGRKIGGCITAKKGDAVIAGIGVNIVDAPLDFGTLDLDITPLELLETFLRSVETSPSWKQIFSNFSLEFEKSKHFYTHVGNETLDLTDAVLNEDGSLMIGNRRVVSLR; encoded by the coding sequence TTGACGATCTATTCATTTGAAACGCTCCCGTCGACGCAGGCCTGGCTGATCGAGAAGGTAAAGGAGAATCGTGTCGACCTTCCATGTGCCGTGATTGCCCAGATGCAAACGGAAGGTATCGGAAGCAGGGATAACAGATGGATCGGTAAAAAAGGCAATTTTTTCGCTTCCGTGGCGATGCCTCAAACGATGCTGCCGGATGACCTCCCCATCAGCGCCACATCCATCTATTTCGCTTTCCTGATGAAAAAAACGGTAGAAAAACTGGGTTCTGGCGCCTGGGTCAAATGGCCCAACGATTTGTACCTCAATGGGCGTAAAATAGGGGGCTGCATCACAGCAAAAAAAGGAGATGCCGTGATTGCGGGCATTGGAGTGAATATTGTCGATGCACCCCTTGATTTCGGGACTTTGGATCTCGATATCACGCCTTTGGAACTTTTGGAAACGTTTTTGCGGAGCGTGGAAACTTCTCCGTCATGGAAGCAGATTTTTAGCAACTTTAGTTTAGAATTTGAAAAGAGCAAACACTTTTATACTCATGTCGGGAATGAAACATTGGATTTGACGGATGCCGTTTTGAATGAAGACGGTTCGTTGATGATAGGAAACAGAAGGGTAGTAAGTTTACGATGA
- a CDS encoding multiheme c-type cytochrome yields the protein MMIAAYGKSCIECHKGIEDIRDPHTKMAEAIAKKAEKAGVKGNNCVVCHGGNPEADTKEAAHSGTLAYFMEHEGPKAFYPDPGSPWINQNSCGMCHKEQVEAQMNSLMMTEQGKIHGTLYSFGGLEGYEHNQGNYDTKNPSDPHARLGTVAYKKYMQKLHDLNPQVFPAEMKEIPPAPTPEEVEKNPKLAAYTYLRQECLRCHTGSKGRQKRGDFRGIGCSSCHIPYSNDGFYEGNDPTIPKEEPGHMLVHQIQSSRNAKVSVHGVSYTGVPVETCSTCHNRGKRIGVSYEGLMETAYKPGFDEEGNGQPKLHTKHYLHLKSDVHMRKGMLCQDCHTTRDLHGDGFLAGATLGPVEIECQDCHGTTKKYPWELPLGYSDEFDTKPASGKQRGVTKRLADYLKKGTTFAPQEGYLLTARGNPYKNVVKDGTDVIVHLASGKDIRLKPLKKLKEEGKISQKGLVAMDQITKHNDRMECYTCHDTWAPQCYGCHVKIDYSQNHKEVDWLAAAHDHDLHGATATMRGTLKEHLVPGNVTETRSYLRWENPPLVQNGEGRVSPAMPGCQVVVTVIGKSGKALLKNHVFMMPDYKHPESEKRLPGIVMASVHSHTVQKEARACESCHANPAAMGYGIQGGKVWGNMGEDFIVDLKTADGRVIPSRYTVQKPKIENFNVDWSRFVDENGTWLQTIDNHWNLAGPLDNAQRAKLDRRGVCMSCHKTIPDKDLAVSLMHHVAETAGVSIDNGMHRDILNKTMRIGAWVQVLGGIFGGLVLLYIIWRIRRGRKCSE from the coding sequence ATGATGATCGCTGCTTATGGAAAGAGCTGTATCGAGTGCCACAAGGGAATCGAAGATATTCGCGACCCCCACACGAAAATGGCCGAAGCGATCGCCAAAAAAGCCGAAAAGGCAGGGGTGAAGGGAAACAACTGCGTTGTCTGTCATGGCGGAAATCCGGAGGCTGATACGAAAGAAGCGGCCCACAGCGGGACACTTGCCTATTTTATGGAGCACGAGGGCCCCAAAGCGTTCTATCCCGATCCGGGAAGCCCGTGGATCAACCAAAACAGCTGCGGCATGTGCCACAAAGAGCAGGTCGAGGCACAGATGAACAGCCTGATGATGACGGAGCAGGGAAAAATTCACGGGACGCTCTACAGTTTCGGTGGACTGGAAGGGTATGAACACAATCAGGGGAATTACGATACCAAAAACCCCTCCGATCCGCATGCACGTTTGGGAACGGTGGCCTACAAGAAATATATGCAGAAGCTTCATGATCTCAACCCGCAGGTCTTCCCGGCCGAAATGAAAGAGATTCCGCCGGCACCGACTCCCGAAGAGGTGGAGAAAAATCCGAAGCTGGCGGCCTACACCTACCTTCGGCAGGAGTGTCTGCGCTGCCATACCGGCTCCAAAGGGCGGCAGAAGCGCGGTGATTTCCGCGGGATCGGCTGCTCTTCGTGCCACATCCCCTACAGCAACGACGGCTTTTATGAAGGAAACGACCCGACGATTCCGAAAGAGGAGCCGGGCCATATGCTGGTGCATCAGATCCAGTCGTCGCGAAATGCGAAGGTGAGCGTCCATGGCGTAAGCTATACGGGTGTGCCGGTCGAGACCTGTTCCACCTGCCATAACCGAGGGAAACGGATCGGCGTAAGTTATGAAGGGTTGATGGAGACCGCCTATAAACCGGGCTTCGACGAGGAAGGGAACGGCCAGCCCAAACTCCATACCAAACACTATCTACATCTCAAATCGGACGTGCATATGCGCAAAGGGATGCTTTGTCAGGATTGCCACACGACGCGCGATTTGCACGGCGATGGTTTTTTAGCCGGTGCGACGCTGGGGCCTGTCGAGATCGAGTGCCAGGATTGCCACGGAACGACGAAAAAGTATCCGTGGGAGCTGCCGCTCGGTTACAGCGACGAGTTCGATACCAAACCCGCTTCGGGCAAACAACGCGGTGTGACGAAGAGGCTGGCGGACTATCTGAAAAAGGGGACGACCTTCGCGCCCCAAGAGGGGTATTTGCTGACCGCCCGGGGCAATCCCTACAAGAATGTGGTCAAGGATGGCACCGACGTCATCGTCCATCTGGCCAGCGGAAAAGATATCCGGCTCAAACCGCTCAAAAAGCTTAAAGAAGAGGGAAAAATCTCCCAAAAAGGGCTTGTCGCGATGGACCAGATCACCAAACACAACGACAGGATGGAGTGTTACACCTGCCACGATACGTGGGCGCCGCAGTGTTACGGATGCCATGTGAAGATCGACTACAGCCAAAACCATAAAGAGGTCGACTGGCTCGCGGCGGCACACGACCATGATCTTCACGGGGCGACGGCGACGATGCGCGGGACGCTCAAAGAACATCTGGTTCCGGGTAATGTGACGGAGACCCGCAGCTACCTGCGCTGGGAAAATCCACCGCTGGTACAAAACGGGGAAGGGCGCGTGTCGCCGGCAATGCCGGGATGCCAGGTGGTCGTCACCGTCATCGGCAAATCGGGCAAAGCGCTGCTGAAAAACCATGTCTTCATGATGCCCGACTATAAACACCCCGAAAGCGAAAAGAGACTGCCGGGTATCGTTATGGCATCGGTCCATTCGCATACGGTCCAGAAAGAGGCTAGGGCGTGCGAAAGCTGCCATGCCAACCCCGCCGCGATGGGCTACGGGATTCAGGGCGGCAAAGTGTGGGGCAATATGGGCGAAGATTTTATCGTCGATCTCAAAACGGCCGACGGCAGAGTCATCCCTTCGCGCTATACGGTACAGAAACCGAAGATCGAGAACTTCAATGTCGACTGGAGCCGCTTCGTCGATGAAAACGGTACATGGCTACAGACAATCGACAACCATTGGAACCTCGCCGGCCCGCTGGACAATGCACAGCGTGCCAAACTCGACCGACGCGGTGTATGTATGAGCTGCCACAAAACGATACCGGATAAGGATCTCGCGGTTTCGCTGATGCATCATGTCGCGGAGACGGCTGGTGTGAGCATCGACAACGGGATGCATCGAGATATCTTGAACAAGACGATGCGCATCGGCGCCTGGGTACAGGTGTTGGGTGGAATTTTTGGTGGATTGGTACTACTTTACATCATATGGAGGATACGACGTGGACGAAAATGTTCTGAATAA